One genomic segment of Deinococcota bacterium includes these proteins:
- a CDS encoding SLC13 family permease, which produces MPLEAWFTLGVVVVMLGVLTLTRIAPDVVFVGGLSLLLVSRVITPAEALAGLANQGVVTVGVLYVVVAGLRETGGIGWLVQRLLKQPRSLPDAQLKLMTPVTFMSAFLNNTPVVAMLIPAVNDWAKKYGLSASKLMIPLSYAAILGGTCTLVGTSTNLVVNGLLLERTSLPGLGMFDLAWVGLPTALLGVAMIVLTSRWLLPDRRPPMSQLGDPREYSVEMIVDGEGGSGPLVGKSIEEAGLRHLSSMYLAEIERGGRIIPAVSPRETLQAGDRLVFVGVVESVVELQRIRGLSPATGQVFKLNGPRSQRSLIEAVVSDSFPLVGKTIRAGRFRSVYNAVVIAVARGGRRISEKLGDIVLRPGDTLLLEARPSFAVQQRNSRDFYLVSAIEDSSPPRHERALLSVAILLAMITAVTVGWLSMLEAALLAAGLMVISRCCSTAVARKSVDWSVLVVIAAAFGIGSALETTGAAGMIAGSLVGLAGDSPWFNLVMFYLATALFSAVITNNAAAVLMFPIALALSSSLEVSLMPFAIAIMMAASASFATPIGYQTNLMVYGPGGYRFGDYLKIGLPLNLLTALVAILIIPRIWPF; this is translated from the coding sequence GTGCCTCTAGAAGCCTGGTTTACCCTGGGCGTCGTGGTGGTCATGCTGGGCGTCTTGACCCTCACCCGCATCGCGCCCGACGTCGTCTTCGTCGGCGGCCTCAGCCTGCTGCTCGTCTCCCGCGTCATCACGCCCGCCGAGGCCTTAGCCGGGCTGGCCAACCAGGGCGTGGTCACCGTCGGCGTGCTCTACGTGGTGGTGGCCGGCCTGCGCGAGACGGGCGGCATCGGCTGGCTGGTGCAGCGCCTCCTCAAGCAACCCCGCTCGCTGCCCGACGCGCAGCTCAAGCTGATGACGCCGGTCACCTTCATGAGCGCCTTTTTGAACAACACCCCGGTGGTGGCCATGCTGATCCCGGCGGTCAACGACTGGGCCAAAAAGTACGGCCTATCCGCCTCGAAGCTGATGATCCCGCTCTCCTACGCGGCCATCTTGGGCGGCACCTGCACGCTGGTAGGGACCAGCACCAACCTGGTGGTCAACGGCCTCCTCCTCGAGCGGACGTCGCTTCCCGGCCTGGGCATGTTCGACCTCGCCTGGGTCGGCCTGCCGACCGCGCTGCTGGGCGTCGCCATGATCGTCCTCACCAGCCGCTGGCTGTTGCCGGACCGGCGCCCGCCCATGAGCCAGCTCGGCGACCCCAGGGAGTACAGCGTCGAGATGATCGTGGACGGCGAAGGCGGCAGTGGCCCGCTGGTCGGCAAGTCCATCGAGGAGGCGGGCTTGCGCCACCTCTCGAGCATGTACCTAGCCGAGATCGAGCGAGGCGGCCGGATCATCCCGGCGGTGTCCCCGCGCGAGACGCTGCAAGCCGGTGACCGGCTCGTCTTCGTGGGGGTGGTGGAGTCGGTGGTGGAACTGCAGCGCATCCGCGGGCTCAGCCCGGCCACCGGCCAGGTCTTCAAGCTGAACGGCCCGCGCTCGCAGCGCTCGCTCATCGAGGCCGTCGTCTCCGACAGCTTCCCGCTGGTCGGCAAGACCATCCGCGCCGGGCGCTTCCGCTCGGTCTACAATGCCGTGGTCATCGCCGTGGCGCGGGGCGGCCGCCGGATCAGCGAAAAGCTCGGCGACATCGTGCTCAGGCCCGGCGACACCCTGCTGCTCGAGGCCAGGCCGTCTTTTGCCGTGCAGCAGCGCAACTCCCGCGACTTCTATCTGGTCAGCGCCATCGAGGACTCGAGCCCGCCCCGCCACGAGCGGGCGCTTCTTTCGGTCGCCATCCTGCTGGCCATGATCACGGCGGTGACGGTGGGCTGGCTCAGCATGCTCGAGGCCGCCCTGCTGGCCGCGGGCCTGATGGTGATCAGCCGCTGCTGCAGCACCGCCGTGGCCAGAAAGAGCGTCGACTGGTCGGTCCTGGTGGTGATCGCGGCGGCCTTTGGCATCGGCAGCGCGCTCGAGACCACGGGCGCCGCGGGGATGATAGCCGGCAGCCTGGTGGGCTTGGCGGGCGACAGCCCCTGGTTCAACCTGGTGATGTTCTACCTCGCCACCGCCCTGTTCAGCGCGGTGATCACCAACAACGCCGCCGCCGTGTTGATGTTTCCCATCGCCCTGGCGCTCTCCAGCAGCCTGGAGGTCAGCCTGATGCCGTTTGCCATCGCCATCATGATGGCGGCCTCGGCCAGCTTCGCCACGCCCATCGGCTACCAGACCAATCTGATGGTCTACGGGCCGGGCGGCTACCGCTTCGGCGACTACCTGAAGATCGGCCTGCCCCTCAACCTGCTCACCGCCCTGGTCGCCATCCTCATCATCCCGCGCATCTGGCCCTTTTAG